One Tissierellales bacterium genomic window, TAGAGCTGAAAAGATAGTTCCAAAGCCTTGTGAGAGTATAAAATATCCGGTATGGGTATCTATTGATGAAGAGATGATGCTCAGACCCGTGGAAGGAACTGTAATATTAGAACTAGAAGTTGATGAAGACAAGATAGTCATTACGGATATGGAAAAATGGGGCTATGTGGTAAACTTTTTCTATTTACCAGAGGATAGAGAAGATTTGGCTAAACATGATGAGGAGTTAAAAAAATACGGCATAGGCGATGAATCAGCACTTATAATGGGAAACAAGGGGAATTTTTATCCTTTGATGAAACAGAAGATAGAAAAAAGCTGGGAGAGATTGTTTGAACCTTATTTATTGTCAGAGGTCAGACAGGGAACGCTTTGGAAAATCAGAAAAGAAGATATAAAATCTGTATACTATGGAGATGAGTAATATGTCAAATGAGAAAAAGATTTTTTATGCAGCTCAAAGTCAAATCGTAATAGATACTATATCGGATAAGGGCGAGTATATAGTCAAGAAAAAGTATATTGAGCAGAAATACGGCGAAGTAGCTAGCGTCATGTTAAAGGCTTATGATTGGTTTGTAAATAGATTAGAAAAAAATGTTCCTAAGCCAGATGCGGCAGAGTACCCTGTTTGGTTATATGAAGATCCCAAATATGCAAAGGTGCATGTTAGTCAGAGAATGATAAAACTTGAAATTCCATGTGATGAAATTTTAGAGTTTGACAATAGAAAATGGGAGAGGGTTCTCAGTCAGGAGTATATTGGAATAGACAAAGATGATGAGAGAGCATTTGAGGAAAAGATGAGAAGGCAAGGCGTGGACTGTGGGTGTAAGGTGTTTGAAAATTCATTTTATCCAATTCTCAAAAGAGACATAGAAAAGAGCTGGGATAGACTTTTTGATATAAATGAGAAGAGCATAGTTCAGGCAGCTTCATGGATTATAAAAGAGGAATGGATTGTCGATATTTTTGAGTAAAAAGTTGATATTTTAAAAAAGTAGCTTAGGCTACTTTTTTTATTGGGATTTACAGAAAAGATAAACTTTTTATTTTTTCGTCTATAAAAACATAGACAAAAGATAAAAAGTGTTGTAATATTATAATTAACAAAATAGCGGAAGGAGATTTTGATATGGATGTGGAGAATAAGGAATTATTTTGGGATGCGGATTTGGAGGAATTAAAAAAAGGGATAGTAGAAGAAGACGCAGAGTATAGATGTATCATATGCGAAGCTTCATTTGAAAAGGGCAGGATATATGAGTTTGAAGAAAAATTATACAATGCTGAGAAATTTGCGCATATGCATGTTGAGAAAGAACATGACTCTATGCTCAGTTATTTGATAAATATGAATAGTTCATTTACAGGACTTACAGATATTCAAAGAAGAGTTCTAGCACTTATAGGATCAGGACTTACAGATAAGGAAATAGCAAAAGAGCTAGGGGTTGCCAGTTCGACAATTAGAAACCACAGATACAAGTTTAGACAAAAAGAAAAGCAAGCAAAGATATTTTTGACTTTAATGGAATTGATTTCTGAGAATACAAACAAAAAAATAATAAAATTGGAAGATGAGAAACTTTGCGATTCTCATAAAACAGCACGGGCAATAGACGATAGATACAATATAACTGATAAAGAAAAGAAATCGACTATAAAAAATTACATGGACGAGACTGGTGCACTCAAGACATTCCCATCTAAAGCAAAGAAAAAAATCATAATACTAGAGGCAATTACGCAGAATTTTTCTAAGGGAAAAATATATTCTGAAAAAGAGATAAACAGAATACTGAAGAGAATATACGAGGATTATGTAACTATAAGGAGAGCACTTATAGAGTATGGATTTGTAGATAGAACTGATGATTGTAAGAGTTATTGGGTAAAAGAATAGCGAGTGTTAAAAAAGAGAAAGGTGTGATTGTATGTCGAATCTAGAGAAAATAGTAGTTAGTGATGACTATAGCTTAAAGGAGCTTAGTATAGAGGATAAAGAAATCGTACTAGATGCGGCTATTAGATGTGCAGATTATTTTATGTTACATGATAATAAATTGCCTGAGATGAGCGACGTTGAACGAATATTTGAGTCATTGCCCCCCAAAAAAGAATACGAGGACAAATGGGTTTTTGGATTGTTCAAAGATGATTATTTGATTGGGGTAATAGATGTTGTCAAAGATTATCCAGTAAATAGTCAGTGGATAATAGGACTGATGATAGTAGATAAAACTTATCGTGGAAATGGACTAGGAGCTACAGTTCACAGTGCACTTACTAGCTGGGCGAAGACTAAAGGTGCAGAGTCATTTAGGGTAGGCTCTATAAAGAAAAATCTAGGCGGAAATAGATTTTGGCTCGCACAAGGCTATCAGAAGATAAAAGAATCTGAAATTAGTTTTACCAATTTAACTCATAAAACTAATGTAATGGTGCTTGAATTATAAAGTAAAATACAGTATAGAGCAAAAATTAAATAGCAACACCTAAGAGCTAAAAAACAAAGATCGTTTATAGCTCTTTTTTTATAGAGAAAAATGATTTGATTTCGTGATATATAGAAAGAAATAATACTTAATAATCCTTAACAGATAAATCTGATAATTGTGTTATAATCGCCATTGTGAGAAATTTAATTTGGGAGGAATTTTAATGAAAAGAAGGTTATTGAGTATATTGATGGGGTTCATGATGGTAGCGTCAATAGGTTTAGTTGGCTGTCAAAGTGGCAGTGAGACTAATAAAGCTGAAAATGAAGCTAAAGCCGTAACGGAAACAGCGGCAAATGAGTCTGAGGCTAAGGCTAGTGAAACAGAAAAAGAAACAAATAAAATGGAGAAAGTGGATGGCGGAACAATGATAGTTAGAGTAGCTTCTGATTCGAGAGTCATTCATCCACTATATGGAAATGACAGAACGACACTTACTCTTGTAAATCATATTTTTTCTCCGCTATATATATTGAATGGAGATGAAGTAGATTATTGGTTAGCTCAAGAAGTTAAGCCATCAGAAGATTATTTGTCATATACACTAAAATTAAAAGAGGGTTTAACGTGGCATGATGGAGAAGCGATAAGTGCTGATGATTTGGTATTTACATTTAATACTATAATGGATGATAATCAAGGTAGTCATACAAAAAGTTCATTTGTAACATCAAAAGGCGATGTGAAGATTGAAAAAGTTGATGATTTGACTGTTAAGTTTTTATTGCCAGAAGTACAAGTCGGATTTTTGGATACTATAGGTGGGATCAGAATGTTTCCAAAACATGTATACCAAAATATAGAAAATATACAAGCAAGCGATGTTAACAATCATCCAATTGGCTCAGGTCCATTCAAGTTTGAAAGCAGAAATGAAGGAGAAACTATTACATTAGCTAGATTTGATAAGTTTTTTGAAGGAGCTGCAAATTTAGAAAAAGTTGTATTTAGAATAATACCTGATTCAGCTTCAGCAGAAATTGCATTTAAAAATGGAGAAATAGATGTGATGAATATTCATGCTGAAGATGTTCAAAAACTAGATGGTGAGGCTGAAATATTAGCATTCGATGAAGATAGAGTAGGTTATATTATAATAAATGAAAATAATGAAGTGCTT contains:
- a CDS encoding DUF3841 domain-containing protein, which encodes EDESMRVWTRQDRNVMEEIEQKGYYICKEEYINKKMENFSDYYKKLYKWYTDRAEKIVPKPCESIKYPVWVSIDEEMMLRPVEGTVILELEVDEDKIVITDMEKWGYVVNFFYLPEDREDLAKHDEELKKYGIGDESALIMGNKGNFYPLMKQKIEKSWERLFEPYLLSEVRQGTLWKIRKEDIKSVYYGDE
- a CDS encoding DUF3841 domain-containing protein produces the protein MSNEKKIFYAAQSQIVIDTISDKGEYIVKKKYIEQKYGEVASVMLKAYDWFVNRLEKNVPKPDAAEYPVWLYEDPKYAKVHVSQRMIKLEIPCDEILEFDNRKWERVLSQEYIGIDKDDERAFEEKMRRQGVDCGCKVFENSFYPILKRDIEKSWDRLFDINEKSIVQAASWIIKEEWIVDIFE
- a CDS encoding DUF2087 domain-containing protein — its product is MDVENKELFWDADLEELKKGIVEEDAEYRCIICEASFEKGRIYEFEEKLYNAEKFAHMHVEKEHDSMLSYLINMNSSFTGLTDIQRRVLALIGSGLTDKEIAKELGVASSTIRNHRYKFRQKEKQAKIFLTLMELISENTNKKIIKLEDEKLCDSHKTARAIDDRYNITDKEKKSTIKNYMDETGALKTFPSKAKKKIIILEAITQNFSKGKIYSEKEINRILKRIYEDYVTIRRALIEYGFVDRTDDCKSYWVKE
- a CDS encoding GNAT family N-acetyltransferase codes for the protein MSNLEKIVVSDDYSLKELSIEDKEIVLDAAIRCADYFMLHDNKLPEMSDVERIFESLPPKKEYEDKWVFGLFKDDYLIGVIDVVKDYPVNSQWIIGLMIVDKTYRGNGLGATVHSALTSWAKTKGAESFRVGSIKKNLGGNRFWLAQGYQKIKESEISFTNLTHKTNVMVLEL
- a CDS encoding ABC transporter substrate-binding protein, which encodes MKRRLLSILMGFMMVASIGLVGCQSGSETNKAENEAKAVTETAANESEAKASETEKETNKMEKVDGGTMIVRVASDSRVIHPLYGNDRTTLTLVNHIFSPLYILNGDEVDYWLAQEVKPSEDYLSYTLKLKEGLTWHDGEAISADDLVFTFNTIMDDNQGSHTKSSFVTSKGDVKIEKVDDLTVKFLLPEVQVGFLDTIGGIRMFPKHVYQNIENIQASDVNNHPIGSGPFKFESRNEGETITLARFDKFFEGAANLEKVVFRIIPDSASAEIAFKNGEIDVMNIHAEDVQKLDGEAEILAFDEDRVGYIIINENNEVLKNQKLRQAIAYAINRDEVLKATYMSTDYAKPAYSFLADKALYKTDDVEKYAFNPEKAKTLLKESGLENVTLTMAYIGKDDIREILVQKYLSDVGINVELKAMDMASFYNALFDPAHNNSYDLAFNGYIYGKEPSAYAQIFETGSMNNVNSYTNPEVDKLWNLAAKEIDKSKREQLYKDIQQKIMEDVPMYPISYGYAIVAVNPHFKGLEEAEPAPIHMFNDLSKIYMVK